In Chloroflexota bacterium, the genomic window GAACACCCTGTCGCTGGACCGCCTGGAGCAGTGGCTGCGGAGTCGCGGCGGCAGAGGCTGATCTCGGAGATCGTCACTCTCAGGTTGTCGTCAAGTTGAGGAGGATGGCATCATGACCGATGAACTCCGCACGCCCTCGTCCCCACCGGATGACGAGCCGCGAGGGGGGGCATGGGAGGGCCCCGCCTTCGAGACGGACGCGGACCCGGATTGGGAACCTGAGTCCCAGTCCATGTACGATCCTCCGGAGGAGCGCCACCTGGGACGGGAGATCCCCTTGTGGGCGATCGGCGCCATTGCCCTGGTGATCGTCGCCATCGTGGCCCTGGCGTTCTCGGTGATCGGCGGGGGAGGGAAGCCCGAGGGGACGCCTACCCCCGATCCCACCGCGTTGGCCCGGCTGGAGGCTCTGGCGGCCACGCCCACGCCGGTGCCGCCCACGCCCACTCCCACGCTGACCCCCACGCCCGAGCCGAAGCTGGCCGTCGGACGGAAGGCGGTGGTCACCGGTAGCGAGCCGGAAGGCCTGTTGTTGCGAGGAGGGCCGGGGCTGGAGAGCGCCGCGAGGGTCATCCTGCGGGATGGGACCCTGTTGGAGTTGCTGCCTCAGCCCGGGGATGTGACCGGCGAGTACCCGGTGGAGATGGATGGCTACACCTGGTGGCGGGTGCGGGTCCTCAGCGGTCCCGATGAGGGGCTGTCGGGCTGGGTGGCGGCCGACTGGCTGGAGCCCGTGATGGAGGATGCCACGCCGGCATCTTCGTCTCAATAGCCCATAATCTTGCACATGCAGGGCGCGCCCGTGGCGGCTGGGGCCGGCGGGCGCGCTTGCCCGTTGTGCGGGGGTGATCCATGAGCGAATCTGTGGCCGAGCGCATCGCCCGTCTGCGCGAGTTGATCAACTACCACAACTATCGATACTACGTGCTGGATGATCCGGAGATCAGCGACGCGGAGTACGACGCGCTGGTCCGGGAGTTGCGGCGCCTGGAGGAGGAGCACCCGGAGCTCATCACGCCCGATTCGCCCACGCAGCGGGTCGGCGGGGAGCCGCTGGATCGCTTTGAGAAGGTGGAGCATCCGGTGCCGATGCTCAGCCTCTCCAACGCGTTTGGCCCCGATGAGCTGAGGGCCTGGCGGGATCGGACCTTGCGCCTGCTCCCGCCTGAGATGGCCGACCGGCTGGCGTACGTGGTCGAGCCGAAGATCGACGGACTGACGGTGGTGCTTCACTACCAGGATGGCCTGTTCGTTCTGGGGGCGACGCGCGGGGACGGCTACGTGGGCGAGGATATCACCGCCAACCTGCGCACGGTGCCCGCCGTGCCGCTGCGCATCCCGGTGGTGAAGGATGGGCCGCCGCCGCGTCGGCTGGTGGTGCGGGGCGAGGCGTACATGCCCCGGGATGCCTTCGAGCGTATGAACGCCGAGCTGGCCGCTCGTGGCGAGCGAACCTTCGCCAACCCACGCAACGCCGCCGCCGGATCCCTGCGTCAGCTCGATCCGCGCATCGCCGCCTCTCGCCCGCTGAGCCTGTGGGCCTATCAGGTGATCATCGTAGAGGGCGGGGAGACGCCGCGCTGTCAATGGGAGGCCCTGGACTATCTGCGGCGGCTGGGGTTCCCGGTAGATCCGCACGCCAGGCGCTTCGATGATTTCGAGGCGGTGGTGCAGCATTGTGTGGAATGGGAGTCGCGTCGTCACGAGCTGAACTACGACATCGACGGCCTGGTGGTCAAGATCGACGATTTCGAGATCCAGGAGCGACTGGGGGCCGTGGGCAACGCGCCCAGATGGGCCATCGCCTATAAGTTCCCCGCCGAGGAGGCGATCACGCGTCTGCTGGATATCCAGGTCAACGTCGGTCGCACGGGGACGCTGAACCCCTACGCCATCCTGGAGCCGGTACGGGTGGGAGGCGTGACCGTACGCAACGCCACGTTGCATAATGAGGATTACATTCGGGAGAAGGACATCCGCATCGGCGATATGGTGGTGGTGAAGCGGGCGGGCGAGGTCATCCCCCAGGTGGTTCGGCCCGTGGTGGAGCTGCGCACGGGCGAGGAGCGCGAGTGGCATATGCCCGATCGCTGTCCCGCGTGCGGGGAGCCGGTGGTGCGCCCGGAGGGGGAGGTGGCCTACTACTGCGTCAACGCCGCCTGCCCGGCTCAGCTCGTGCGCCTGGTAGAGCATTTCGTCTCCCGCGGCGCCATGGATATCGAGGGGATGGGCAGCAAGCAGGCCGAGCTGTTCGTGAAGAAGGGGCTGATCCGCGACGTGGCGGACATCTTCTATCTGAAGCCTGAGCAGCTGCTGGAGTTGGAGGGGTACAAGGAGAAGCGGGTCCAGAACCTGATGCGGGCGATCGAGGCGGCCAAGAATCGCCCGTTGGCTCGTCTGATCACCGCGTTGGGGATCAAGTTCGTGGGCAGCACGGTGGCGGAGATCCTGGCCCAGCACTATCACTCCATCGACGCCCTCATGCAGGCCTCCGAGGAGGAGTTGACCCAGATCGAGGGGATAGGCCCCAAGATCGCCAAGAGCATCGTGGACTGGTTCTCTCGCGAGTCCAACCGGCAAGTGATCGAGAAGTTGCGGGCGGCCGGGGTGCGGATGGCCGATGAGGTGCCAGAGGTGCCGGAGGAGGGGGCTCGCCCGCTGGAGGGCAAGACGTTCGTGATCACGGGGACGTTGCCCACCATGAGCCGGCAGGAGGCCACCGAGTTCATCGTGCGTCACGGCGGCCGGGTGACGAACTCCGTCAGCCGCCGGACTGATTATCTGGTGGTGGGGGCCTCGCCGGGCAGCAAGCTGCAACGGGCGCAGGAGTTGGGGGTTCCTATCATCGACGAGGCTGGGCTGTTGAAGCTGGTGGAGCAGGGACAGGTCGCTGAGAAGGGGGAATAGGGCGCACCCGTTGGCTTCTCCCCCGTGTGCCGGATGAGCGGGCACATCTGATCGAGGGGTGCGCGATCCAACAGGAAGAGGTTGTCAAAACGCTTATGGTTGCGAACCGGCATGAGTTCTCTGAGACGATCGTATTGGAGGGGCATATCATCGACTCGTTGATCCTGACTCGGGTGATGGACTCCATTATGGACCTGGGTGGGGATTTCAACGTGGAGGAGATCCGGGTGGGGCGGCACAAGCAGGAGCCCAGCTACGCCCGGCTGAGGGTCTTCGCGGACAGCGAGCCGCAGATGCGCCAGATCCTGACGACGCTTCAGGAGTTCGGCGCGGAGATCGTGGATGGCGGCGATGTGCGTACCGAGCCCGCCCCAATCGACGGCGCGGCGCCGGATGACTTCTACTCGACCACGAACCTGCCGACGCAGGTGCGGTTGCATGGCCACTGGGTGGACGTCGAGGGGACGGAGATGGACCTGGTGATCGTCGTGGACCGCGAGCGAAGCCGGGCGTGGACGTGCCCCATCGCCGAGCTCAAGGCGGGCGATCAGGTCGTTGTCGGACACGAGGGGGTTCGCGTGTTCCCCATGGAGCGCGAGCGGGAGCAGGAGGTCTTCAGCTTCATGCGGTCCACCGTCTCGTCCGAGCGACCCAACGCGCTGGCCATCGCTCAGGTCGCCCAGGTCATGCGTGATCTGCGGGAGCAGGGGGGACGGATCCTGTTCGTGGTGGGCCCGGCCATCATTCACAGCGGCGCGGGCGTGCATCTGGCCCGCCTGATCCGTGGCGGGTATGTGCAGGTGCTGTTCGGCGGCAACGCCGTCGCCGTACACGACGTGGAGTCGCAGCTGTTCGGCACCTCATTGGGGGTGGATCTGCGCACGGGACTGCCGGTCCCGGGGGGGCACCGCAACCACATGCGGGCCATCAACGCGATCCGCCGGGTGGGGTCGCTGGAGAAAGCGGTGGAGACCGGGTTGTTGCGCTCGGGGGTGATGTACGAGGCGATCCGCCACGGCGTGCAGATGGTGCTGGCGGGCTCCATACGGGACGATGGCCCCATGCCCGGCGTCGTCACGGACGTGATCGAGGCGCAGCGGCAGATGCGGGAGGCGCTGCGAGACGTGGAGATGGCGATCATGGTGGCCACCATGCTGCACTCCATCGCGACCGGGAACCTGTTGCCGGCCCACGTCAAAGTGGTGGTCGTCGATATCAACCCGGCGACGGTGACCAAGCTGGCCGATCGGGGGAGCTTTCAGGCTGTGGGGATGGTCACCGATGCGGAGCTATTCCTTCGGGAACTGGTGGAGGAGCTGGCCCTGCCGGAATAGCGGCGGCGCCTTTCATCGGCAAGAGTCTGAGAGAAGGTAAGGAAGGAACATGTTCGACAAGCAAAGGATACCCGTGCAGTGTCCGAACTGCCGCACTTCGTTCACGGCCGAGGTGCATCGCATCATCGATGTGAGCAAGGATCCGAGCCTGAAGCAGCAGCTCCTGGCCGGGCAACTGAACATGGCGACCTGCCCCTCGTGTGGCATGCCCATCGCGTTGGCGGCTCCCATCCTGTATCATGACCCCTCCAAGGAGTTTCTGGGCGTGTTCGTGCCCGCTCAGGCGAACCTGACGAACCTGGAGCAACAGCAGCGCATCGGCGAGCTGACCAACGCGCTGATGAACTCCCTGCCGCCCGAGCAGCGCAAGGCCTACCTGTTGCAGCCCAAGCAGTTCCTCACGCTGGAGAGTTTGATCGACGCGATCCTGGAGGCGGACGGGATCACCCGCGAGATGCGGGAGGCCCAGCGCGAGCGGTTGAACCTGCTCCAGCGGCTGGTCCAGGCCGTCGGCGATGAGGAGCGGTTGCGGACGATCGTCGCCGAGAACGACGAGAAGCTGGACGAGGACTTCTTCGCCCTGGCCAGCGTGCTGGCCGAGAGCGCTGCCGCCCAGGGCGATATGCGCTCAGCGCAGCAGATCTCCGCGTTGCTGGATAAGCTGATGGATATGACCACGTTGGGACGCCGCATTCGGGCTCAGCAGGAGATCCTGTCCGGGCTTGATGAGAGCACCACCCGTGAGGATATCCTGGAGCGGCTGCTCAACGCGGAGGAGGAGTCGGCTATCGAGGCGTTGGTGGCCGTGGCCCGCCCGCTCATGGACTATTTCTTCTTCCAGGCGCTCGCGGAGCGAATCGAGCGGGCGGAGAAGCGGAAGGATCGAGAGGAGAGCCAGCGGCTGCGCGCCCTGCGCGATCGTATCCTGGAGATCCAGCGCCGGCAGGACGAGGCCATCCAGGCGATCATCGATCAG contains:
- a CDS encoding TIGR00300 family protein gives rise to the protein MVANRHEFSETIVLEGHIIDSLILTRVMDSIMDLGGDFNVEEIRVGRHKQEPSYARLRVFADSEPQMRQILTTLQEFGAEIVDGGDVRTEPAPIDGAAPDDFYSTTNLPTQVRLHGHWVDVEGTEMDLVIVVDRERSRAWTCPIAELKAGDQVVVGHEGVRVFPMEREREQEVFSFMRSTVSSERPNALAIAQVAQVMRDLREQGGRILFVVGPAIIHSGAGVHLARLIRGGYVQVLFGGNAVAVHDVESQLFGTSLGVDLRTGLPVPGGHRNHMRAINAIRRVGSLEKAVETGLLRSGVMYEAIRHGVQMVLAGSIRDDGPMPGVVTDVIEAQRQMREALRDVEMAIMVATMLHSIATGNLLPAHVKVVVVDINPATVTKLADRGSFQAVGMVTDAELFLRELVEELALPE
- the ligA gene encoding NAD-dependent DNA ligase LigA; this translates as MSESVAERIARLRELINYHNYRYYVLDDPEISDAEYDALVRELRRLEEEHPELITPDSPTQRVGGEPLDRFEKVEHPVPMLSLSNAFGPDELRAWRDRTLRLLPPEMADRLAYVVEPKIDGLTVVLHYQDGLFVLGATRGDGYVGEDITANLRTVPAVPLRIPVVKDGPPPRRLVVRGEAYMPRDAFERMNAELAARGERTFANPRNAAAGSLRQLDPRIAASRPLSLWAYQVIIVEGGETPRCQWEALDYLRRLGFPVDPHARRFDDFEAVVQHCVEWESRRHELNYDIDGLVVKIDDFEIQERLGAVGNAPRWAIAYKFPAEEAITRLLDIQVNVGRTGTLNPYAILEPVRVGGVTVRNATLHNEDYIREKDIRIGDMVVVKRAGEVIPQVVRPVVELRTGEEREWHMPDRCPACGEPVVRPEGEVAYYCVNAACPAQLVRLVEHFVSRGAMDIEGMGSKQAELFVKKGLIRDVADIFYLKPEQLLELEGYKEKRVQNLMRAIEAAKNRPLARLITALGIKFVGSTVAEILAQHYHSIDALMQASEEELTQIEGIGPKIAKSIVDWFSRESNRQVIEKLRAAGVRMADEVPEVPEEGARPLEGKTFVITGTLPTMSRQEATEFIVRHGGRVTNSVSRRTDYLVVGASPGSKLQRAQELGVPIIDEAGLLKLVEQGQVAEKGE